In Lates calcarifer isolate ASB-BC8 linkage group LG4, TLL_Latcal_v3, whole genome shotgun sequence, a genomic segment contains:
- the calr3b gene encoding calreticulin 3b, with translation MQVLGVISVILAVCCVNATVYFREEFLDGDEWKSRWVNSKHKSDYGEWKLTAGNFYGDAEKDKGLQTSQDARFYATSARFEPFSNEGKSLVIQFTVKHEQKIDCGGGYVKVFPADLDQADMHGDSSYYIMFGPDICGYSTKKVHVIFNYKGKNHLIKKEIKCKDDELSHLYTLILNPDQTYEVKIDNEKVESGSLEDDWDFLPPKKIKDPEAKKPEDWDDRAKIDDADDTKPEDWDKPENIPDPDAKKPEDWDEDMDGEWEPPMIPNPEYKGEWKPKQIDNPNYKGPWVHPEIDNPEYSPDSNIYKFDNIGILGLDLWQVKSGTIFDNFLITDDVKEAEDIAKETWGVTKEPERKMKQEQDDLKRKEEEEKNKEQDTEADDDEDEDADEDEEEEDEETKEDIEEARSDMEEEEAKPKDEL, from the exons ATGCAGGTCTTGGGTGTAATTTCGGTCATATTAGCAGTATGCTGCGTAAATGCAACGGTTTACTTTCGGGAGGAGTTTCTGGACGGCG ATGAATGGAAAAGTCGCTGGGTGAACTCCAAACACAAGTCTGACTATGGAGAGTGGAAACTGACGGCTGGGAACTTCTATGGAGATGCTGAGAAAGACAAAG GTCTCCAGACAAGCCAGGATGCTCGTTTCTATGCTACCTCTGCCCGCTTTGAGCCTTTCAGCAACGAGGGCAAGTCTTTGGTCATTCAGTTTACAGTCAAGCATGAGCAAAAGATCGACTGCGGTGGTGGCTATGTGAAGGTCTTCCCTGCAGATTTAGATCAGGCTGACATGCATGGAGACTCCTCATACTACATCATGTTTG GTCCTGATATCTGTGGCTACAGCACAAAGAAAGTCCACGTTATCTTCAATTACAAGGGCAAGAATCATCTCATCAAGAAAGAGATTAAGTGCAAg GATGATGAGCTGTCCCACCTGTACACACTGATCCTGAACCCAGATCAGACCTATGAGGTGAAGATTGACAATGAGAAGGTAGAATCTGGCAGTCTGGAGGACGACTGGGACTTCCTGCCTCCCAAGAAAATTAAGGACCCCGAAGCTAAGAAGCCAGAGGACTGGGATGATCGTGCCAAGATTGACGACGCTGATGACACCAAGCCTGAG GACTGGGACAAACCTGAAAATATTCCAGACCCTGATGCTAAAAAGCCTGAAGACTGGGATGAGGATATGGACGGAGAGTGGGAACCACCCATGATCCCCAACCCAGAGTACAAG GGAGAATGGAAACCCAAACAGATTGACAACCCCAACTACAAAGGACCCTGGGTGCATCCTGAAATTGACAATCCTGAATACAGTCCTGATTCAAACATCTACAAGTTTGACAACATTGGTATTTTGGGTCTTGACCTTTggcag GTGAAATCTGGAACCATCTTTGACAACTTCTTGATCACAGACGATGTGAAGGAAGCAGAGGACATTGCAAAGGAGACATGGGGCGTGACAAAG GAaccagagaggaaaatgaagcaGGAGCAAGACGACCTGAAAcgaaaagaagaggaggagaagaacaaAGAACAAGACACtgaagctgatgatgatgaagatgaagacgcagatgaggatgaagaagaagaggatgaagaaacaAAGGAAGACATAGAGGAGGCACGTTCAGACAtggaagaagaggaagcaaAGCCTAAAGATGAGCTTTAA